From Flavobacterium alkalisoli, the proteins below share one genomic window:
- a CDS encoding glycosyltransferase — protein sequence MFFSLVIPVYNRPDEIQELLESLTKQTYKQQFEIVIVEDGSSVTCKDVVSSYENRLMISYYFKENSGPGDSRNYGMRIAKGDYFIILDSDCILPPHYMQSIADNLEKDYTDCFGGPDAAHESFSDVQKAINFTMTSFLTTGGVRGKSEKIEKFQPRSFNMGISKQAFEASGGFGNIHPGEDPDLSIRLWKLGYTTKLFKDSFVFHKRRIDWEKFYIQVNKFGKARPILNLWHPQYKKPVFLFPSLFMFGFIVSLIVLLINVHFFIDVYILYFCLLFVLSAIQNKSLKIGFLSVVAAFIQFYGYGSGYAESLLKVQILKQKPEVAFPKLFFK from the coding sequence ATGTTTTTCTCTCTTGTTATACCTGTTTACAACAGGCCCGATGAAATACAGGAATTACTGGAAAGCCTTACAAAACAAACATATAAACAGCAGTTTGAAATAGTAATTGTTGAAGACGGCTCTTCTGTTACCTGTAAAGATGTGGTGAGCAGCTATGAGAACAGGTTAATGATTTCTTATTACTTTAAGGAGAACAGCGGTCCCGGCGATTCCCGTAACTACGGAATGAGGATAGCTAAGGGAGACTATTTTATCATTTTAGATTCCGATTGTATTTTACCGCCACACTACATGCAAAGCATTGCTGATAATCTTGAGAAAGATTACACCGATTGTTTTGGCGGACCCGATGCGGCGCACGAATCTTTTAGTGATGTACAAAAAGCAATAAACTTTACCATGACCTCATTTTTAACTACAGGAGGGGTAAGGGGCAAATCAGAGAAAATAGAAAAATTCCAGCCAAGGAGCTTTAATATGGGGATTTCCAAACAGGCTTTTGAGGCTTCGGGAGGATTTGGTAATATCCATCCGGGTGAAGATCCTGATCTTTCCATCAGGTTATGGAAGCTGGGTTACACAACAAAACTGTTTAAGGACAGCTTTGTTTTTCATAAGCGCAGAATAGACTGGGAGAAGTTTTATATACAGGTAAATAAGTTTGGTAAGGCAAGGCCTATCCTGAACTTGTGGCATCCTCAATATAAAAAGCCGGTGTTTCTTTTTCCGTCACTTTTTATGTTCGGATTTATAGTTTCTCTTATAGTACTGTTAATTAATGTGCATTTCTTTATAGATGTTTATATTTTGTACTTCTGTTTACTGTTTGTACTCTCAGCCATACAAAATAAAAGCCTTAAAATAGGCTTTCTGTCTGTTGTGGCTGCGTTTATACAGTTTTATGGTTATGGTTCCGGCTATGCGGAATCATTACTAAAAGTGCAAATCCTTAAACAAAAACCGGAAGTAGCTTTTCCTAAATTATTTTTCAAATAA
- a CDS encoding Ig-like domain-containing protein, protein MCLSFTVVNAQTVTIGSGTTTSVSSTTGSGLGPVNGYYEYMRYQVVYTAAEITSAGGAEGLITEMGWNLATLPNAGTLPNYKIRFALTDATDSASNNTASLTEVYSGDYTPALGFDMIDLSTPFLWDGTSNILVDVCYGSVPYTSSFGTVYTYGTADNSSRFARSDVSSRCGVATDIANNFKPQIQFTMSPPPSCFPVSGLSVSGITNSSAVISWNALTTAPADGYDYYVSESSTAPTAATDPTDNTDETSATLTLDPTTQYYVWVRSDCGDETSDWSTVLTFTTFQVPATMPFSEDFETSPNWNIANGSQVNKWFIGTAVNNGGTSSLYISNDNGTTNDYNNGSTSVVHAYRDITLPEDIVQAMVSFDWKGTGEDGYDYLSVWVVPATYVPVAGQEIEDTDGLLVVEELSLSGDAFLTEQYVIDAADYAGETVRLVFEWINDDGVGSSPAAAVDNISVTEVTCFAPEEASHLVTYEGVTLSWTALETAPTGGYDYYYSTENTAPTEETIPTGNTEEITLSLTTLDADTVYYYWVRSNCSGTYSEWVSGGSFRTECDAVTPVVTQDFTDYTGSIPGDCWKEQTGVLGTAVVLQNEGSSWQSGNFNNDSGNANGKAAYINLYDGLDDWFVSPAIDLGDGSVTYQLSVDALVIPWSGSTPIADMEDKFVKIVVSTDAGNTWDVTNVIKTYGGDNIPSGGVSDIISLEGYTGIIKIGFYAHSEDDTPDSRFYIDNFVVDVQPDCALPIDLVYSDVAQNSVQVSWTAPATAPANGYEYYVNEDGTVPTPATEATGSVEAGVLTAEVTDLTSGTRNYVWVRSNCSEDAQSEWVGPVSFMTACTPSDLTVTEPGEVCGEGTTELEASSTTGTVYWFESADAALPVGEGDTFEIPYITETTSFYVSSAQTSVGALVKVGQGAATTNTYSNPLYSAWSNNHTQHLITAAELTAAGLSAGDINSIALDVTSAGTLPMKDLTIKIGTSSAANMEAFVANDAFSIVYSNVSYLPAEGVNTFNFETPFNWDGTSNIVVEFCHGNSSSSATMSRTVKSDATAYVSTIKHHFSESTSGADACAATEGGTVVTYSVRPQFIFNGNGLCFSSREEVEVVVTDAPDITPAATEEVICIGGSTDLSVTSDNADYTYVWTPGDLEGALQTVSPTETTIYTVTATDEVSGCIETATITVTVNLLPGEITIAEEPIEVCGNTLQLLTAQGANVSGEVVIGNGTTAPSTTSYPNPLSAYYGGVKTQILYTEQELLAQGLVIGAQISSLAFDFNASAANACNDLTIRMGSTTNTNMEGGFVTSAALQTVYNQNFTPVSGTTGYVDFNFSTSYTWTGGNLIVEVVHNQGNNGNGSGTRTNTTTTGFASVYYGAKDGVTPAGVASFDAVTSYGTSNSSTSRPNISFNYSVVNAVTWVPATNLYTDAEGIVAYTEGDDVDMVYFMSNEAGEFAYTATATNAAGCSVTADVTVNVNITEVPVADAEQIFCGASIVADLTADGNDIQWYADETADEVLTEETAIETGTYFVSQMIDGCESARVAVEVTVNITPAPEGESVQEIGVYAGQTADISLIEVTGVEGGVITWYLTEEDALNNENPLGDDYVIENEATYYAVQTIDGCPSEPFAVTVSVVLDTKDFDSANFAYWPNPVKDVLTVSYSSAITSATVYNMLGQPVISQQINALEGTVNMANLSEGTYIVIVATETATKTIRVVKKQ, encoded by the coding sequence ATGTGTCTTTCCTTTACGGTGGTTAATGCACAAACAGTTACAATCGGTTCCGGTACGACTACTTCAGTCAGTTCTACAACCGGTTCTGGTTTAGGTCCTGTAAACGGGTATTATGAGTACATGCGTTATCAGGTAGTTTACACAGCTGCAGAGATTACATCTGCAGGTGGTGCTGAAGGTCTAATTACTGAAATGGGGTGGAATTTGGCAACATTACCTAATGCAGGTACGCTTCCAAATTACAAAATCAGGTTTGCATTGACAGATGCTACAGATTCAGCTTCAAATAATACAGCTTCATTGACTGAAGTTTATAGTGGAGACTACACTCCGGCGTTAGGATTTGATATGATAGATCTTTCAACGCCTTTTTTATGGGATGGAACGAGCAACATTTTAGTTGATGTTTGTTATGGTTCTGTACCATATACATCGAGTTTTGGTACTGTATATACTTATGGTACTGCAGATAACAGCAGTAGGTTTGCCAGATCAGACGTATCTTCAAGATGTGGTGTTGCTACAGATATAGCAAACAACTTTAAACCGCAGATACAGTTTACAATGTCTCCGCCGCCATCATGTTTCCCTGTTTCGGGACTATCGGTTTCAGGCATCACAAACAGTTCGGCAGTTATTTCTTGGAACGCTCTTACTACAGCACCTGCTGATGGTTACGACTATTATGTTTCTGAAAGTAGTACAGCGCCTACAGCGGCAACTGATCCTACTGATAATACAGATGAAACAAGTGCAACTTTAACACTGGACCCAACAACACAATATTATGTATGGGTAAGATCTGATTGTGGAGATGAAACTTCAGACTGGAGTACTGTTCTTACTTTTACAACTTTCCAGGTTCCTGCAACAATGCCATTTAGTGAAGATTTTGAAACTTCACCAAACTGGAATATTGCAAACGGTTCTCAGGTAAACAAATGGTTTATTGGTACTGCTGTAAACAACGGAGGTACAAGCTCATTATATATATCAAATGATAATGGTACTACCAATGATTATAACAACGGTTCAACATCTGTTGTACATGCTTACAGAGATATAACACTTCCTGAAGATATTGTTCAGGCAATGGTTTCTTTTGACTGGAAAGGTACAGGAGAAGACGGGTACGATTATCTTTCTGTATGGGTAGTTCCTGCTACTTATGTCCCTGTTGCCGGACAGGAGATAGAAGATACAGATGGTTTACTGGTTGTGGAAGAGCTTAGCCTTAGTGGTGATGCTTTCTTAACCGAGCAATATGTAATTGATGCTGCAGATTATGCAGGTGAGACTGTAAGACTGGTATTTGAATGGATAAATGACGACGGTGTAGGTTCGTCGCCTGCAGCGGCAGTTGATAATATAAGTGTAACTGAGGTTACTTGCTTTGCTCCGGAAGAAGCCAGTCATTTAGTTACTTATGAGGGAGTTACTTTATCTTGGACAGCTTTAGAGACTGCTCCAACAGGTGGTTATGACTATTACTATAGTACAGAAAATACTGCTCCTACAGAAGAAACAATACCAACAGGTAATACAGAAGAGATAACCCTTTCGTTAACTACTCTGGATGCTGATACAGTATACTATTACTGGGTAAGAAGCAACTGTAGTGGTACTTACAGCGAGTGGGTAAGCGGTGGTTCTTTCAGAACTGAGTGTGATGCTGTTACTCCGGTAGTAACTCAGGATTTTACGGATTATACAGGAAGCATACCTGGTGATTGCTGGAAAGAGCAAACAGGTGTTTTAGGTACAGCAGTTGTATTACAAAATGAAGGTAGCAGCTGGCAAAGTGGTAACTTTAACAATGACTCAGGAAATGCTAACGGCAAAGCTGCTTACATTAATTTATATGATGGGTTAGACGATTGGTTTGTGTCTCCGGCTATTGATTTAGGGGATGGATCTGTAACTTATCAGTTAAGTGTAGATGCTTTGGTAATTCCTTGGTCTGGCAGTACTCCAATTGCAGACATGGAAGATAAGTTTGTAAAAATTGTTGTTTCTACAGATGCAGGTAATACCTGGGATGTGACTAATGTTATAAAAACATATGGCGGAGACAATATTCCGTCAGGTGGAGTATCAGATATTATTTCACTTGAAGGCTATACAGGTATAATTAAAATAGGTTTCTATGCTCATAGTGAGGATGATACTCCGGATAGCAGATTCTATATTGACAATTTTGTGGTAGATGTTCAGCCTGATTGTGCATTACCTATTGATTTAGTTTACTCTGATGTAGCTCAAAATTCAGTTCAGGTATCATGGACGGCTCCGGCTACAGCTCCGGCAAACGGATATGAGTATTATGTAAATGAGGATGGTACAGTTCCTACTCCGGCTACCGAAGCTACAGGAAGTGTTGAAGCAGGTGTGTTAACTGCTGAAGTGACCGATTTAACATCGGGTACAAGAAACTACGTATGGGTAAGATCTAATTGTAGTGAAGACGCTCAAAGCGAGTGGGTTGGTCCGGTATCGTTTATGACAGCTTGTACTCCGTCTGACTTAACGGTTACAGAACCGGGTGAGGTTTGCGGAGAGGGTACTACAGAGCTTGAGGCTTCAAGTACTACAGGTACTGTGTACTGGTTTGAAAGTGCTGATGCTGCTTTACCGGTAGGAGAAGGTGATACTTTTGAAATTCCTTATATTACAGAAACTACAAGCTTCTATGTAAGTAGTGCTCAAACAAGTGTTGGAGCTCTTGTAAAAGTTGGTCAGGGTGCAGCTACCACAAATACGTACAGCAACCCGCTATACTCTGCTTGGAGTAACAACCACACACAGCATTTAATTACAGCTGCCGAACTTACAGCAGCAGGATTATCTGCGGGTGATATTAATTCAATTGCTCTTGATGTTACATCTGCAGGAACACTGCCTATGAAAGACCTTACAATTAAGATAGGTACTTCTTCAGCTGCTAATATGGAAGCTTTTGTGGCAAACGATGCGTTTAGCATTGTATACAGTAATGTGTCATACCTTCCGGCAGAAGGAGTTAATACATTTAATTTTGAAACTCCGTTTAACTGGGACGGTACTTCTAATATAGTAGTAGAGTTTTGTCATGGTAACAGTTCGTCTTCTGCAACAATGAGCAGGACTGTGAAAAGTGACGCAACAGCTTATGTATCTACTATTAAACATCACTTTAGTGAAAGTACTTCTGGTGCAGACGCATGTGCTGCTACAGAGGGTGGTACTGTAGTGACCTATTCAGTAAGACCACAGTTTATCTTTAACGGTAACGGACTTTGTTTCTCAAGCCGTGAAGAAGTTGAGGTTGTGGTAACAGATGCTCCGGATATTACTCCTGCAGCAACAGAAGAGGTAATATGTATAGGTGGTAGTACAGATCTTTCTGTAACTAGCGATAATGCAGATTATACTTATGTTTGGACACCGGGCGACCTTGAGGGAGCTTTACAAACAGTATCTCCTACAGAGACTACAATTTATACGGTAACAGCTACCGATGAGGTTTCAGGATGTATAGAAACAGCTACAATTACAGTAACTGTAAACCTTCTTCCGGGTGAAATAACAATTGCCGAAGAACCAATTGAAGTTTGTGGTAACACATTACAGCTGCTTACAGCTCAGGGAGCTAATGTATCTGGTGAAGTGGTAATAGGTAACGGTACAACTGCTCCGTCAACTACAAGTTATCCTAATCCGCTTAGTGCATACTACGGAGGTGTTAAAACACAAATATTATATACAGAACAGGAGCTTTTAGCTCAGGGGCTGGTTATAGGTGCACAAATTAGCTCTTTAGCTTTTGATTTTAATGCTTCGGCAGCTAATGCATGCAACGATTTAACTATCAGAATGGGTAGTACTACTAATACCAATATGGAAGGTGGTTTTGTAACTTCAGCTGCTTTACAAACTGTATATAACCAAAACTTTACTCCGGTAAGTGGTACTACAGGATATGTTGACTTTAACTTTTCAACATCTTATACCTGGACAGGTGGTAACCTTATTGTAGAGGTAGTACACAACCAGGGTAATAATGGTAACGGTAGTGGTACAAGAACAAATACTACCACAACCGGATTTGCAAGTGTATACTATGGCGCGAAAGATGGTGTTACGCCTGCTGGTGTGGCAAGTTTTGATGCAGTTACTTCTTATGGTACTTCAAACTCATCTACAAGCAGGCCAAACATAAGCTTTAACTACAGTGTGGTTAATGCTGTAACATGGGTACCGGCTACAAACCTTTATACAGATGCGGAAGGTATAGTTGCCTATACAGAAGGTGACGATGTTGATATGGTTTACTTCATGTCTAACGAAGCAGGTGAGTTTGCTTATACAGCAACAGCTACTAATGCTGCCGGATGTTCGGTTACTGCCGATGTTACGGTTAATGTGAATATAACAGAAGTTCCTGTTGCAGATGCAGAACAAATATTTTGTGGTGCTTCTATCGTGGCCGACTTAACTGCTGATGGTAACGATATTCAATGGTATGCAGATGAAACTGCTGATGAGGTTCTTACAGAAGAAACCGCTATTGAAACAGGAACATATTTTGTTTCTCAAATGATAGACGGTTGTGAAAGTGCAAGGGTAGCTGTTGAGGTTACTGTTAATATTACTCCGGCACCAGAAGGTGAATCGGTTCAGGAAATAGGTGTTTATGCAGGTCAAACTGCTGATATAAGCCTTATTGAAGTAACCGGTGTAGAAGGTGGTGTTATTACATGGTACCTTACAGAAGAGGACGCTCTTAACAACGAAAACCCTCTTGGTGATGATTATGTGATTGAAAATGAAGCTACTTACTATGCAGTGCAAACTATAGATGGTTGTCCTAGTGAGCCATTTGCAGTAACGGTTTCTGTAGTACTTGATACTAAAGATTTCGATTCAGCTAACTTTGCTTACTGGCCAAACCCTGTAAAAGATGTGCTTACTGTTTCTTACTCTTCAGCTATAACTTCGGCTACGGTATACAACATGCTTGGTCAGCCGGTTATATCTCAGCAAATCAATGCCCTTGAAGGTACTGTAAACATGGCTAATCTTTCAGAAGGTACTTATATTGTAATTGTTGCTACAGAAACAGCGACTAAAACAATAAGGGTAGTTAAAAAGCAATAA
- a CDS encoding Ig-like domain-containing protein produces MEKTTQTSFVKGGMKVLHYLIFSILFLTLGNDAFAQGYVTLGTQGSQSGNTGQSPVSGYYNSRRIQIVYSASELLAGGAAAGNIEKLAWDVSAVYWSPGGLPNYTIKMTHITTADIPTADYVEPLTTVKTAFSYIPVAGFNDITFDTPFNWNGTDNILVDICFNTAPYQGGGVHGQCWNYTGVANNFRSRQADGSDLCGNATSNSSSSSKPRVRFFMQVQPPCSGTPEGGAVSGGLVRSACSGATPSVITVTGASPLAVSGISYQWQQSINAGTDWTDAVGGTGATTASYTPAAYAGASIQYRLKVTCANGAAMDYSEAVTINPVMAPDTQATALILGNIGNTAAALSWTNGNGGRRMVVVSDVAIVDPLDGVGIAAYTASSTYAGGQQIVYDGTGSSVTVGGLTCGTSYFVKVYEYNRCGSGPYDTYINVTAGTNALTITVPASAGALPLSNNFTGFTGDNLGIVFPGWFEATISSTTNVEPTSANPSGVTSGWTNSNALGVPTAKFNLYLGNANAWIISPKITLAANSRLKFKAAISDFASSSADPSGMQGTDDKVKVMVSVDCGATWTPLYTFEAANTTTLSNVLTDYTLMLGAYTGQTIQIGFQATDGPLDQSPDYDFHIADILIEELPACDVPVVAAPSNILKDGVTVSWTAPTVGVPTGYEYAVITSDTAPASGDSTTETSLDVTGLLPSTTYYVYVRTQCTDVYSDWALAQTFTTLCDYPDILTTDGGSVCGQGEAELNATTEEGGILGWYDAQTGGNFLGEGAMFTTPLITETTDFYVSSGVPTPDTNVTIGNGGSTSSSGGNSPYYHGWGGVKTQYILKASELNAAGLYAGPINSVAFTITSLGTATFNNFAVSMGATSQNAATTTHIDGLTPVYSNAAQPLTVGVNTYTFTAPFMWDGSSNIVVQVCYSNVNFGGSSSTVQYDNVGFVSTTYTYADNQSAADICAAVTGGVNGSGNTLTVSNRAKMILNGTVICASPRVAVTATVTEAPAIAAVASMEAICEGGSTDLSVTSDNLDYEYVWMPGNLSGAIQTVSPVETTTYMVTATDPGTGCVAVQEVTVVVNPLPSAVTVTPASADVCQNSVVALMASGGSTIITQPYCSPTVAEDGASGDYLNNFTFANIVNNASGDAASDYTYYSALTANVSGGQSYTISLQAGNATWTEYFRVWIDYNQDGVFSADESVYNSVTGGNSSVVFTGTVTIPASAYNGVTRMRVFCSYNVLSGVADSCFFDGYGEYEDYNVNITGATNPVDYVWSPQGGLYTDAAATMPYMGQPAGTVYYYATADASYTATVTSEFGCSVSASTDLTIVVTPAPTADATQTFCAGATVADLVADGEMVKWYYSSTGGAPLADTVMLNDGTTYYASQTLNGCESVARVMVAAVVNTTPAPVMEEYVQVICNSGTVADLMATGTDIQWYTDFAGGEPLDPATELEPGIALYFASQTVDGCESLMRAPVAVFVNVVDTPMAEAEQAFCGSATVADLMADDEVMWYADEMGGEPLAAETALEDGLTYYASMMYEGCESAVRAAVMVTVTTVPEIEGESMQEIGVDAGVDAVIEDIEITVAEGATVMWYATMEDAMNGTNQLAAGAVLVSGNTYYAVQYIGSCSSAPFGVEVSITLDARDFESANFAYWPNPVKDVLNVSYSSAITSATVYNMLGQPVISQQINALEGTVNMANLSDGTYIVIVATETATKTIRVVKKQ; encoded by the coding sequence ATGGAAAAAACTACACAAACTTCCTTTGTTAAAGGGGGGATGAAGGTATTGCATTACCTTATTTTTAGCATCCTTTTTTTAACATTGGGCAATGATGCTTTTGCACAGGGTTATGTAACCCTTGGGACGCAGGGTTCCCAAAGCGGTAATACCGGACAAAGCCCTGTAAGCGGTTATTATAATAGCCGAAGAATTCAGATTGTCTACTCAGCTTCAGAGCTATTGGCGGGAGGTGCCGCGGCAGGTAACATTGAAAAACTTGCCTGGGACGTTTCAGCCGTTTACTGGAGCCCTGGTGGACTACCAAACTACACTATTAAAATGACTCACATCACTACGGCTGATATTCCTACAGCTGATTATGTAGAGCCATTAACTACAGTTAAAACTGCTTTTAGTTATATTCCTGTGGCAGGTTTTAACGACATTACTTTTGATACTCCTTTTAACTGGAATGGTACTGATAATATCTTAGTTGATATTTGCTTTAATACTGCGCCATATCAGGGAGGCGGAGTACATGGACAATGTTGGAACTATACAGGTGTAGCTAACAATTTCCGTAGCCGTCAGGCGGATGGATCAGATTTGTGCGGAAATGCTACTTCAAATAGTAGCTCTTCGTCAAAACCAAGAGTTCGTTTCTTCATGCAGGTTCAGCCTCCATGTAGCGGTACTCCTGAAGGAGGTGCTGTATCAGGAGGTTTAGTGCGTAGTGCTTGTTCAGGTGCTACACCTTCTGTTATCACAGTTACTGGAGCGAGTCCGTTAGCTGTGTCTGGTATTTCATATCAATGGCAGCAATCTATTAATGCCGGTACAGACTGGACAGATGCTGTAGGAGGTACAGGAGCAACAACAGCTTCATATACTCCGGCAGCTTATGCAGGTGCAAGTATTCAGTACCGTTTAAAGGTAACTTGTGCTAACGGTGCTGCAATGGATTATTCTGAAGCAGTAACAATTAACCCGGTTATGGCTCCAGATACTCAGGCTACAGCTTTAATTTTGGGTAATATTGGTAATACGGCAGCTGCTTTAAGCTGGACTAACGGAAACGGTGGCCGCAGAATGGTAGTGGTTAGTGATGTTGCTATTGTAGATCCTCTTGATGGAGTGGGTATAGCGGCTTACACAGCCTCTTCTACTTATGCAGGTGGTCAGCAAATAGTATATGATGGTACAGGTTCATCTGTTACAGTAGGCGGATTAACTTGTGGTACTTCTTATTTTGTAAAAGTTTATGAGTATAACAGATGCGGAAGCGGTCCTTATGATACATATATAAATGTAACAGCAGGAACAAATGCGCTTACAATTACTGTTCCTGCAAGTGCAGGTGCATTACCATTATCAAACAACTTTACTGGTTTTACCGGCGATAACTTAGGTATTGTATTCCCGGGATGGTTTGAGGCTACTATTTCAAGTACAACAAACGTAGAGCCTACATCGGCTAATCCTTCAGGGGTTACTTCTGGTTGGACCAACAGTAATGCTTTAGGTGTTCCTACAGCTAAGTTTAACCTATATTTAGGTAATGCAAATGCCTGGATAATAAGTCCTAAAATTACTCTTGCAGCTAATTCAAGACTTAAGTTTAAAGCAGCGATAAGTGATTTTGCAAGTTCATCTGCTGATCCGTCAGGTATGCAGGGTACAGATGATAAAGTAAAAGTTATGGTTTCTGTTGACTGTGGTGCAACATGGACTCCTCTTTATACTTTTGAAGCAGCTAACACAACTACATTATCAAATGTGTTAACTGACTATACTTTAATGTTAGGGGCTTATACAGGCCAAACCATCCAGATAGGTTTCCAGGCAACAGACGGTCCTCTTGACCAGTCTCCTGATTATGATTTCCACATTGCTGATATTCTTATAGAAGAGCTTCCTGCATGCGATGTGCCTGTAGTGGCAGCTCCTTCAAACATACTTAAAGACGGTGTAACTGTTTCATGGACAGCGCCAACTGTAGGTGTTCCTACAGGTTATGAGTATGCGGTTATAACTTCTGATACCGCTCCGGCATCAGGTGATTCTACTACAGAAACTTCTTTAGATGTTACAGGTTTACTTCCTTCTACTACATATTATGTATATGTAAGAACACAATGTACAGATGTATATAGTGACTGGGCTTTAGCTCAAACATTTACTACACTTTGTGACTATCCGGATATCTTAACTACAGATGGTGGTTCAGTTTGCGGACAAGGTGAGGCAGAACTTAATGCTACTACCGAAGAAGGTGGTATCCTTGGATGGTATGATGCTCAAACAGGAGGTAATTTCCTTGGAGAAGGTGCTATGTTTACTACTCCTTTAATTACTGAAACTACTGATTTTTATGTTAGCTCTGGTGTACCAACTCCAGATACAAACGTAACTATTGGTAACGGAGGCAGTACAAGCTCAAGTGGTGGTAACTCACCTTACTATCATGGTTGGGGTGGTGTTAAAACACAATATATTTTAAAAGCTTCAGAGCTTAATGCAGCTGGTTTATATGCAGGTCCTATTAACTCTGTTGCCTTTACAATTACATCATTGGGTACTGCTACCTTCAATAACTTTGCTGTTAGTATGGGTGCAACTTCTCAAAATGCAGCTACTACTACACATATTGACGGATTAACTCCTGTATACAGTAATGCGGCTCAGCCATTAACTGTAGGTGTTAATACTTATACTTTTACTGCTCCGTTTATGTGGGATGGTTCAAGTAACATCGTTGTTCAGGTATGTTACAGTAACGTGAACTTTGGTGGTTCGTCATCAACAGTACAATATGATAACGTAGGCTTTGTATCTACAACTTATACTTATGCTGATAACCAGAGTGCAGCTGATATTTGTGCGGCTGTAACCGGCGGTGTTAATGGTTCTGGTAATACATTAACTGTTAGTAACAGGGCTAAAATGATTTTAAACGGTACAGTTATTTGTGCAAGCCCAAGGGTTGCGGTAACTGCAACTGTAACAGAAGCTCCTGCAATTGCTGCTGTAGCTTCTATGGAAGCAATATGTGAAGGTGGAAGTACAGACCTTTCTGTTACTAGTGATAACCTTGATTACGAATATGTATGGATGCCGGGTAACCTTTCAGGTGCTATACAAACTGTATCTCCGGTTGAAACAACAACTTATATGGTAACAGCTACAGATCCTGGTACGGGATGTGTTGCAGTACAGGAAGTAACAGTTGTAGTTAACCCGCTTCCGTCTGCTGTAACAGTAACACCTGCTTCTGCAGATGTGTGTCAAAACTCTGTTGTTGCCCTTATGGCTTCAGGAGGCAGCACAATTATTACGCAGCCATACTGTTCTCCTACAGTAGCAGAAGATGGTGCTTCTGGTGATTACCTTAACAACTTTACTTTTGCAAACATTGTAAACAATGCTTCTGGTGATGCAGCTAGTGACTATACTTATTATAGTGCCCTTACTGCTAACGTAAGTGGCGGACAAAGCTATACTATATCATTACAGGCTGGTAATGCTACCTGGACTGAATACTTTAGAGTTTGGATTGACTACAACCAGGATGGTGTGTTTAGTGCAGACGAGAGTGTTTATAACTCAGTAACAGGAGGTAACTCATCAGTAGTATTTACAGGTACGGTTACAATTCCTGCATCTGCTTACAACGGTGTTACAAGAATGAGAGTATTCTGTAGCTACAATGTACTATCAGGTGTGGCAGATTCTTGTTTCTTTGATGGTTATGGGGAGTATGAAGATTATAACGTAAACATTACCGGAGCTACAAACCCTGTAGATTACGTTTGGTCTCCACAAGGAGGTCTTTATACAGATGCTGCTGCTACTATGCCTTATATGGGGCAACCTGCAGGAACAGTATATTACTATGCTACTGCCGATGCAAGCTACACAGCTACTGTAACAAGCGAATTTGGTTGTTCAGTTTCTGCAAGTACAGATCTTACTATTGTTGTTACTCCGGCTCCAACAGCTGATGCAACACAAACATTTTGTGCCGGTGCTACTGTAGCAGATCTTGTTGCAGATGGCGAAATGGTTAAATGGTATTATTCATCTACAGGAGGTGCTCCTCTTGCCGATACTGTAATGCTTAACGATGGTACAACATATTATGCTTCACAAACACTAAACGGATGTGAGAGCGTGGCAAGAGTTATGGTAGCAGCTGTAGTAAATACAACTCCTGCTCCTGTAATGGAAGAATATGTACAGGTTATTTGTAACTCTGGTACTGTAGCCGACTTAATGGCAACCGGTACAGATATACAATGGTATACTGATTTTGCAGGTGGTGAGCCACTAGATCCTGCTACTGAACTTGAGCCGGGTATTGCTCTTTACTTTGCTTCTCAAACAGTAGACGGATGTGAGAGTTTAATGAGAGCTCCTGTAGCTGTATTTGTAAATGTTGTTGATACACCAATGGCAGAAGCAGAACAAGCTTTCTGTGGAAGTGCTACTGTGGCAGATTTAATGGCTGATGATGAGGTTATGTGGTATGCAGACGAAATGGGAGGTGAGCCTCTTGCAGCAGAAACAGCTCTTGAAGATGGTTTAACCTACTATGCTTCTATGATGTATGAAGGTTGTGAAAGTGCTGTAAGAGCTGCTGTTATGGTAACTGTAACTACAGTACCTGAAATTGAAGGTGAGTCTATGCAGGAAATTGGTGTTGACGCAGGAGTAGATGCAGTTATTGAGGATATTGAAATAACTGTTGCAGAAGGTGCTACTGTAATGTGGTATGCTACTATGGAAGATGCTATGAACGGAACTAACCAGCTAGCTGCAGGTGCGGTACTTGTTTCTGGTAATACTTACTATGCAGTACAATACATAGGTAGCTGTAGCAGTGCTCCGTTTGGAGTAGAGGTTTCAATTACTCTTGATGCCAGAGATTTTGAGTCAGCTAACTTTGCTTACTGGCCAAACCCTGTAAAAGATGTACTTAATGTTTCTTACTCTTCAGCTATAACTTCGGCTACAGTATACAATATGCTTGGTCAGCCGGTTATTTCTCAGCAAATCAATGCTCTTGAAGGTACAGTTAACATGGCTAACCTTTCAGATGGTACTTATATAGTAATTGTTGCTACAGAAACTGCAACTAAAACTATAAGAGTTGTCAAAAAACAATAA